The following proteins come from a genomic window of Megalobrama amblycephala isolate DHTTF-2021 linkage group LG1, ASM1881202v1, whole genome shotgun sequence:
- the mettl2a gene encoding LOW QUALITY PROTEIN: tRNA N(3)-methylcytidine methyltransferase METTL2 (The sequence of the model RefSeq protein was modified relative to this genomic sequence to represent the inferred CDS: inserted 1 base in 1 codon; deleted 1 base in 1 codon) codes for MAAPAVASESSSVENMPETANGPTENSAEAQKRPQFGTRFLTDPRQVFQHNAWDNVEWSAEQEEAAQKKVQENSQPLPAEKQEEFDSRANEYWNDFYTIHENRFFKDRHWLFTEFPELAPQQKAPQDTTAHLLNGEDSPSSPTDTTFPGASASYRILEVGCGVGNTVFPILKTNNDPGLFVYGCDFSSTAVDLVKSNPEYDSSRCHAFVHDMSDASAEYPMPDHSLDVIVLIFVLSXLHPEKMQNSINRLARLLKPGGVLLLRDYGRYDMAQLRFKKGRCLSENFYVRGDGTRVYFFTQDELHDLFSSAGLEKVQNLVDRRLQVNRGKQLTMYRVWVQCKYRKVQAPP; via the exons ATGGCGGCACCTGCTGTTGCTTCTGAGTCTTCCTCCGTAGAAAACATGCCAGAAACTGCTAATGGACCCACGGAGAAT TCCGCTGAGGCTCAGAAACGACCGCAGTTCGGCACTCGCTTCCTCACAGACCCGCGACAGGTGTTTCAGCACAACGCGTG GGATAATGTGGAGTGGTCAGCAGAACAGGAGGAGGCCGCCCAGAAAAAAGTGCAGGAAAACAGTCAACCTCTCCCAGCAGAAAAACAAG AGGAATTTGACAGCAGGGCTAATGAGTACTGGAACGATTTCTACACCATTCATGAGAACCGCTTCTTCAAGGATCGCcactggctgttcacagagttCCCTGAGCTGGCGCCTCAACAGAAGGCTCCACAGGACACCACAGCACATCTGTTAAATGGTGAAGATTCTCCCTCTTCACCCACAGACACTACATTTCCTGGAGCCTCTGCATCCTATCGCATCCTGGAG GTAGGCTGTGGAGTAGGCAATACAGTCTTTCCCATCTTAAAAACCAACAA TGACCCAGGCCTCTTTGTTTATGGTTGTGATTTCTCCAGCACGGCTGTTGACCTCGTCAAA TCAAATCCTGAGTATGACTCGTCACGCTGTCACGCATTCGTCCATGATATGAGTGACGCGTCTGCAGAGTATCCAATGCCAGACCACAGTCTGGACGTCATTGTCCTCATATTTGTTCTCT GCCTGCATCCAGAGAA GATGCAGAACTCCATTAATCGATTAGCACGATTGCTGAAACCTGGAGGAGTGTTGTTATTAAGAGACTATGGTCGCTACGACATGGCACAGCTTCGTTTCAAAAAAG GGAGGTGCTTGTCTGAAAATTTCTATGTTAGAGGGGATGGAACACGCGTCTACTTTTTCACACAAg ATGAGCTGCATGATCTGTTCTCCAGTGCCGGCTTGGAGAAGGTGCAGAACTTGGTGGACCGGCGCTTACAGGTGAACAGAGGAAAGCAGCTGACGATGTACAGAGTCTGGGTACAGTGCAAGTATCGCAAGGTCCAGGCGCCTCCTTAG